CATGTCatatgtttctttttgtttgattttttagaAAGAAGTAATACATTTACAcacataatttaatcatatttattatgtaattacaagatttattattgataCCCAAAGTACAACAGGAAGTTATCATGCAACCAAAGAGAGACTGAGGAAAAACATCTCAGACAGGGAAGGGCCTTCTCAAAACAGGAGTTACAAACAAGTCATCTTTTCTTCTAACAGTAACACCCAAAGCCTCTGTCATGTCCATTTCTTCATGCTTCATTCCTTGAGGTAGATTCCAATCAAAATGGTAGAGAAACATTGCAAGTGGGAGCTCAACATTGGCAATGCCAAAAGACATGCCGGGGCATATCCTCCTTCCCGCGCCAAAAGGGATGTATTCGAAGCTCTTCCCCTTATAATCAACTGAACTATCAAGAAATCTTTCGGGTTGGAAGCACTCAGCTTCTTTCCAATACTTGGGGTCTCGACCTATTGCCCATGCATTCACAATGACTCTGGTTTTGATTGGGATATCATAACCATCGATCTTGCAGCTCTCGTTGCTTTCTCTAGGTAGTAGTAGTGGTGCTGGTGGATGCAGCCTGAGAGTCTCTTTGATCACTGATTTCAGGAACTTCAGTTCGTTGAAGCGTGCTTCATCGACAACATTTTTACCTTTGAAAACATTTCTTACCTCATCTTGGGCTTTCTTGAGAGCACTTGGATTTCTGAGCATTTCAGACATAGCCCAGTCCACCGTTGTGGCAGATGTCTCACTTCCAGCACTGAAAATGTCCTGACAGAACGGAACGACAAGCATCCACAAGGATCTCCGTCTTAGTTATGGAAAGTTGctaagtatataaaataaaacagtaTGTGCTAGGCCTGTCAATAATACCATAAAAGGCAAAAGTGGACAGGAAAACTAACCAGGACTACTGATTTGATCTGAGCTCTGGTCAACGGAAGTATGTTTTCATCCTCCTGGCACTTCAAAAGAACGTCTACAAGATCGTGTTTCACTTTCATAGCAGTCTTCCCAGAATTTCCTACTATGTGTTCATTGATGATGGTCTCAAGAATTCTATCTGCTTGCTGCTGCAGGCTCTTGAGTTTAGACTTCAATCCACTGATCAGAGGCAGCAGTTTGATGGAAGGATACACATCAGAGATCTCGAAGCCTACTGCCAACTTAGTTGCTACTCTTATTATAGATATAAAGGTTTCTTGATCCTTGGTTTTCTTACCGAAGGCTGCTTTGGCAGTGAGACTATATGCAGATGAGTAAATTTTCTCTGTCAGATTGATTGGTGATCCTGCTTTAGAAGCTATCCATCTGCAAAGATCCAAAAACTCTTCCTCTCTTAAAGATCGGAATGACTGAACACTTTTCGAGCTTAAAAGTTCTGTTGTGCAGATTTTTCGAAGCTGCCTCCAGTAATCACCATATGGAGAAAAGATGATGCCCGGGCAATCACAAGACATAACCTTTACTGCTAGGATTTCAGGTCTAGAAGCAAAGATCGTGTCTTGAGTTTTCATCACTTCCTCAGCGACGTCAGGTGAGGAAACGATGACCGTGGAAACTTCGCCAAGTTGAAGGTGCATCAAAGGTCCATATTTCATGGCCAAGCCCCTTAGAGCACGATGAGGCTGATCCCCTACGAGCAAGTGCATATTTCCTATGAAAGGTATCTTTCGTGGCCCTGGAGGAAGGTTCAAAGCTGAGTGTTTGCTTTGGATCCTATTCACTAGATTCAGAAGTACAAGAATCAATAAAGATAAGGAGACAAGAATTTCTATGTATGAGAACTGGAGGGTCATGTTTCAGTTAAACCGAGGTTCTTGTACTGATATCTGGTTTTTACGGAATTATACCAAGTTTTATGCAAGTGCAAGAACTTAAAGACCTGTAAGATCATATCtaccattttttactttaatctAATTGCTGATTTTGTCAAACCAGAGACCCTGCCGGCCATACCCATCTCTGTTTTAACAAATGTCTTAAATCTGGCTCAGAATAATTTATACGGTCAATGCAAGGTTTccaataaaggatgactagtTACCACCCTGTTTCTGTTTTGAGCAGCATAAGTACTTGTATTTTGCTGTCTCTGGCGTCTACGATAAGAATCTTTAGTATTTCAGAAGACAAACGGAAGGGACAAAGATATAACCTCTTAAAAAATAGAAGCACTAACTTCAGTTGTTTGTTACTGGTTCTACGTTGCTCTTTCATTTTGCTGCAGATATAAGCTACCAAAAACTACATCATACTACAGTAGTTATCACAGCCGCGTCAGGACTCCAGAAATATAacttctttattaaaatttgttaaattacaTTCATTGAATGATACTATATTATATCCAAGTCAACTACAGTATTGATATCTTTGGAACTAACAAGAACGAAAGTTGTAAATGTCATTACAACATATTCAAGAACATGAAATGAACTGTGCTAATACCCACTCAGTTTGACACGCCTAAGAATGTGCCATTTCAGCTCAGAGCAAGCTTCTCAAAAATCTTTGGAGAAGCTATGCTCAATCTTTGACATAGACTTTCAATCTGGATGTCTCTGTCCATTGCTTTCAAATGACATGATGTATAGAACCAATAACCGAACAACTCTAAGCAGCAGCAAATTACGGAAGTTTGCTTTCAGAAATAACATAGTAAGCATATTCAAGCAAGTTTGTACCCAACTATATACCACATTTCTCCTAGCATAATCCAAGAATCAGCAAAACTAAGTTCGGATACCTGAGACTTGAATATGATTACTGAATAAAGCTACCAACAGACTCCAAAAAGAGACAATGACCTTAAAATAAGACATGGGAGAAAGAGGGAGCTCAATATCCATTAGATCACTAAATTACTACATATGGCTGTCCATTCTTCGCGGAGAATGAAACAGGTAATACAGAACTAGAGAGCCCAATGGAGGCTTATTCAACAGAGTACATAACAAGAGGATACATCTCTGCTAGTAGGAGAACTTAGGTTCTCTCTGAAGAGCATAAACGACACCCTCGAGGTCCTACAATCTATTTAACACTGTCCAGGGACAAACATATAAACTTTAAATGACATAGTCAGACCACTCAGATATATGCGAAGTGTGGTCCATCGTCAAACTAGGAATCTTATCCAGCTTAACCGGATTCTCCTTCCCTCCAATCAATCTAGCAGGATTCCCAACTGCAGTAGTTCGAGCAGGGATCTGTTTCAGCACAACAGACCCTGCACCAACCTTAGCCCCGTCTTCAATTCTAACATTTCCCAGAACACAAGTACCTGCCCCAATCAGAACACCGTTACCAATTTTCGGGTGCCGGTCTCCAGAGACCTTACCAGTGCCACCCAATGTCACATTGTGTAAAATCGACACGTTGTTACCAATTACAGCAGTTTCTCCGACCACAACTCCAGTAGCAtgatcaaacaaaatcccTCTTCCAATTTTCGCCCCCGGGTGAATATCCACTGCAAGGACTTCTGAAACCCTATTTTGTATCAAAAGCGCCAAGATTTTCCTGTCCTTGGACCACAACTTATGTGCTATCCTATGAGC
This genomic window from Sesamum indicum cultivar Zhongzhi No. 13 linkage group LG12, S_indicum_v1.0, whole genome shotgun sequence contains:
- the LOC105175157 gene encoding cytochrome P450 71D10-like; amino-acid sequence: MTLQFSYIEILVSLSLLILVLLNLVNRIQSKHSALNLPPGPRKIPFIGNMHLLVGDQPHRALRGLAMKYGPLMHLQLGEVSTVIVSSPDVAEEVMKTQDTIFASRPEILAVKVMSCDCPGIIFSPYGDYWRQLRKICTTELLSSKSVQSFRSLREEEFLDLCRWIASKAGSPINLTEKIYSSAYSLTAKAAFGKKTKDQETFISIIRVATKLAVGFEISDVYPSIKLLPLISGLKSKLKSLQQQADRILETIINEHIVGNSGKTAMKVKHDLVDVLLKCQEDENILPLTRAQIKSVVLDIFSAGSETSATTVDWAMSEMLRNPSALKKAQDEVRNVFKGKNVVDEARFNELKFLKSVIKETLRLHPPAPLLLPRESNESCKIDGYDIPIKTRVIVNAWAIGRDPKYWKEAECFQPERFLDSSVDYKGKSFEYIPFGAGRRICPGMSFGIANVELPLAMFLYHFDWNLPQGMKHEEMDMTEALGVTVRRKDDLFVTPVLRRPFPV